From one Lycium ferocissimum isolate CSIRO_LF1 chromosome 7, AGI_CSIRO_Lferr_CH_V1, whole genome shotgun sequence genomic stretch:
- the LOC132065405 gene encoding uncharacterized protein LOC132065405 isoform X1: MDYTLAALKLLCSQLHYAKETKTHQNQPAFTLSGILFQRAWLQGVLVSTPTTDPSGRFLLDDGTGIIELQLIGDFLPLSWEKGMYVMVVGAYFVQKGGLPLIKVHKIVDLSPFPDRESMWYLEVVEVFKLFYQPLFEE; this comes from the exons ATGGATTATACACTGGCAGCACTGAAATTGCTTTGCTCACAGCTACACTATGCCAAAGAAACCAAAACCCATCAAAACCAGCCTGCTTTCACTCTTTCCGGCATTCTTTTTCAACGTGCTTGGCTCCAG GGTGTTCTGGTTTCAACGCCAACTACTGACCCTTCTGGACGATTTCTCCTCGATGATGGCACTGGGATCATTGAACTCCAACTCATTGGCGACTTCCTCCCTCTTTCTTGGGAGAAAG GAATGTACGTTATGGTTGTTGGAGCGTATTTTGTCCAGAAAGGCGGCCTCCCCTTAATTAAG GTACACAAAATTGTTGACCTCTCGCCATTTCCTGATCGAGAATCGATGTGGTACCTAGAAGTTGTTGAGGTATTCAAGCTCTTCTACCAACCTCTATTTGAAGAGTAA
- the LOC132065405 gene encoding uncharacterized protein LOC132065405 isoform X2, translating to MDYTLAALKLLCSQLHYAKETKTHQNQPAFTLSGILFQRAWLQGVLVSTPTTDPSGRFLLDDGTGIIELQLIGDFLPLSWEKGMYVMVVGAYFVQKGGLPLIKLPIKYFPSRLNSSPFFYERKFCIW from the exons ATGGATTATACACTGGCAGCACTGAAATTGCTTTGCTCACAGCTACACTATGCCAAAGAAACCAAAACCCATCAAAACCAGCCTGCTTTCACTCTTTCCGGCATTCTTTTTCAACGTGCTTGGCTCCAG GGTGTTCTGGTTTCAACGCCAACTACTGACCCTTCTGGACGATTTCTCCTCGATGATGGCACTGGGATCATTGAACTCCAACTCATTGGCGACTTCCTCCCTCTTTCTTGGGAGAAAG GAATGTACGTTATGGTTGTTGGAGCGTATTTTGTCCAGAAAGGCGGCCTCCCCTTAATTAAG CTACCGATCAAATATTTTCCATCTCGTCTAAATTCATCTCCATTCTTCTATGAAAGAAAGTTCTGCATTTGGTAA